The Calderihabitans maritimus genome window below encodes:
- a CDS encoding sensor histidine kinase, with product MDNLFIVLIERMSVIAILAFLLTRAEVFRRLLLRQSTVVEKIFFILFFGLFGIIGTYTGVPIKGAIANSRVIGAVAGGLLGGPLVGLGAGLIAGLHRFSLGGFTALACGLSTTVEGLIGGLFSSQNPWKNVSWKKAFAVGVLSETIQMVIILAVAKPFSAAWDLVSIIGLPMIVVNSIGLAIFMVIVRLVYSEQDRIGAMQAHRALKIADKTLPYLRQGLNEESAKKVAEIIYQSTELGAVAITDRYKILAHVGAGEDHHRPGEPLLTEATQNAIATGQIQTANNAEEIGCRQPGCSLRSAVIVPLKRREEVIGALKLYKLKEGAIGRVEREFAHGLAHLFSTQLELAQLEYQARLAAAAEIKALQAQINPHFLFNALNTIVSYVRTNPENARRLLIHLGEFFRKNLEHCGDFVTLEREIEHIKAYLAIEEARFKDVIKIEYDIVPELLQVKLPALILQPLVENALKHGLLPQKEGGLLRISARKVVENGREEMRIVIADNGVGMSADRVNSLLRTQKASGYRVYSGGAGVGLTNVNERLVSIYGPEYGLKIDSELGKGTTVKISVPLDFEPENRALLTG from the coding sequence ATGGACAACCTGTTTATAGTGTTAATTGAGCGGATGAGTGTTATAGCGATACTGGCTTTTTTGCTGACTCGGGCAGAGGTGTTCCGACGCCTTCTTCTCCGCCAGTCTACTGTAGTAGAGAAAATATTCTTTATCTTGTTTTTCGGTTTATTTGGGATTATTGGTACTTACACCGGGGTTCCTATTAAAGGAGCCATTGCCAACTCCCGGGTGATAGGTGCTGTTGCCGGAGGTCTTCTTGGTGGGCCGCTAGTCGGCTTGGGAGCTGGGCTGATTGCCGGACTCCATCGTTTTTCTTTGGGTGGGTTTACTGCCTTGGCTTGTGGGCTCTCGACTACCGTTGAAGGATTGATAGGTGGGTTATTTTCTTCTCAAAATCCTTGGAAGAATGTCAGCTGGAAAAAGGCTTTTGCGGTTGGGGTGCTATCTGAGACAATACAAATGGTAATTATTCTGGCTGTAGCGAAACCCTTCAGTGCCGCGTGGGATTTGGTGAGCATTATCGGGTTACCTATGATAGTGGTTAACTCTATAGGTTTAGCGATTTTTATGGTGATTGTACGCCTGGTTTATAGTGAACAGGACAGGATTGGGGCGATGCAGGCCCATAGGGCTCTGAAAATTGCCGACAAGACCTTGCCCTACTTGCGTCAGGGACTTAATGAGGAATCGGCGAAAAAAGTGGCGGAAATCATTTATCAAAGCACCGAATTAGGGGCAGTGGCCATAACCGACCGGTATAAAATTCTGGCCCATGTAGGTGCCGGAGAAGATCACCACCGGCCGGGTGAGCCGTTATTAACCGAGGCAACGCAAAACGCCATTGCTACCGGACAAATTCAAACGGCCAATAATGCTGAAGAGATCGGTTGCAGGCAACCCGGGTGTTCGTTACGTTCAGCGGTTATAGTTCCCTTGAAACGGCGGGAAGAAGTAATAGGGGCATTAAAACTTTACAAGCTTAAGGAGGGCGCTATAGGACGGGTGGAACGGGAGTTTGCCCACGGGCTGGCTCACCTGTTTTCCACCCAATTGGAACTTGCTCAATTGGAGTACCAGGCCCGGCTGGCAGCTGCTGCCGAAATTAAGGCGCTCCAGGCGCAGATCAATCCCCATTTTCTGTTTAATGCTCTTAATACCATTGTTTCTTACGTGCGGACGAATCCGGAAAACGCTCGCCGCCTGTTAATTCATTTGGGGGAGTTTTTCCGTAAGAATTTGGAACACTGTGGAGATTTTGTTACCTTGGAAAGGGAAATCGAACACATCAAAGCCTACCTGGCCATCGAGGAGGCCCGCTTTAAAGATGTGATTAAAATTGAGTATGATATAGTTCCGGAGCTGCTACAGGTTAAGCTCCCGGCTTTAATCCTGCAGCCGCTGGTAGAAAATGCTTTGAAGCACGGCCTTTTACCGCAAAAAGAGGGGGGACTGTTGCGCATTTCAGCCCGCAAGGTGGTTGAGAACGGTAGAGAGGAAATGCGAATAGTTATTGCTGATAATGGGGTGGGGATGAGTGCTGATAGGGTAAATTCGCTATTAAGAACTCAAAAAGCATCAGGATACCGGGTTTATAGCGGCGGCGCCGGTGTCGGGCTCACCAATGTCAACGAAAGACTGGTGAGTATTTACGGTCCAGAGTACGGTTTGAAAATAGACAGTGAGTTGGGCAAGGGAACTACGGTGAAAATTTCGGTTCCGCTTGATTTTGAACCAGAAAATCGGGCCTTGCTTACCGGTTAG